The DNA window ATAAGCTTCTCTCGTAGGGAAACGCGAAAGAAATTCCGAAGGAATGACTACCCAATGCCAAAATGATTTCCTGGGTCCTCTATGAGTTACCACTAATACGAAATTCAAAAAGGAATCACACTAACTCCTCATATTTTTAGTAGTTTCTGGCTATCTAATCTCGTAAGCTTTAGAACTACCTGTTTTCCCCCAAATTGTCCGTGAACGTAATTCTCAATTGttaatgatttgaaaaatgatcactTATTTTAGATAGCTTCAGGATCTTTCTGTACtaacatttattattttgtgtaatataattttttcacgcgtttcgtgattaaataaatttaatcattCTGTGCCATCTTCGGTTATTCATTATCATCAAgatcatttttctctctcacttgGGGAtgaatacaaataaaattactgGTCATCCGTAAATAATGGCGTTCCTAACACACGGAGGTTTAATGAGGACCTTGGAGGCGATTTATGCAGGGGTGCCGATGATTGGGATCTCATTTTCCGCAGACCAGATGTCTAACGTAATAGGATACGTGCAGAGAGGTTGCGGTATTCACGTGGACTACGAAACTGACCAACAAAAATATCGCCGAAACCTTACGAGAGATCCTAACGAATTCAGGGTACCAATCGAACGTCGCACGTGTTTCGAAACTGTTCAAGGACCGCCCGCTTTCTGCCTTGCACGAGGCGATTTTTTGGATTGAATACGTCATCCAAAACGGTGGCGAGCTTCTTAAGTCTTTGAGCCATTATCTCCAATGGTTCTGCTATTACTTGATAGACGGCGGTCTGTTTTTGTTCACTACAACGATACTCGTTTCGTTGTTTCACTGTCGTGTCATAAAATTGACCAGTTTAATTTCGGGTCAACAATATCATTTTGCGAAtgtaaaacgaaaaatatcgaaGTATTCCGAGTCACTGTTGTTCAGGAAAAATCGTTTTGGCTAGAAACTGATAGATAACATATTCGATTGTGAGGATCAGAAATAATTGGTTGAAATAAACTTGATCACTGTGCATTTGGGTAAAATGAATTCTAAGTCGAACAAAAACGGAGTAAAATTTTACCCTGCAACTAAACATAGTCAGTGATTTCGAGGTATCGTTATATAAGACAATTGTTCCTCACACGCGTATATCGTAATCTCATCGTATATGTATAGGAATGAAGTGACCCATTAAAAggttaataaatatttttactttgctGCGTTCGTCTTATCAGAATCATGCCATATATGCGTAAATAGGCGAATTCCCTTATCTTGGTCGAGGCAGATACTTGGATTATTTCGTTGGAAGCAGAACGATCAATTGGAGTCTCGATTTTAGGTACAacagtatttttattttatcaacagCGTTCATATAAGGAATTTTGGTCATAAAAGTAACATCGACCATGAGGCCAGTGCAATGTTTCGATCATTTctaaaagtttcaaaagtgAATTCTGGATGATTTTGCTACATTTGATTATTTGGCGATACatacttttttgaaattatttattatctgTGGCAAACAATCCCATAAattcagtgattttttttttaatagtgtaaaaatttctcaccagtttcaaatattttttctctgcaGAATTTCTATCTCGTGAAATTTGTTGGCTCGAAGATTCATGGAAATCGCAAGAATAAACGTCGCCTTGTAAATCATGAAACTCCAGATAATACTTGCAATTTTGGCGATCAGCTGCATCACGGAGGGTGCGAAGATCTTGGCGATATTTCCGTACCAGGGAAAAAGCCATTACATAATGTTCGAGCCACTGGTGATTGGCTTGGCACGTGCGGGTCACTCGGTTGACGTTGTCAGTCACTTTCCTCCTAAAGAGTCAATTAGAGGACTGAACCACATTAGTTTGCAAGGCTCACTCTATACCTTCGTGAACAACATGACGACCACATACGTCAAGTCACTGATCGGAACAAAGGCAATTGAATTCATTTCGTACCAGGGACCAAACGACCTCTGCAACCTAATGCGGCTTCACCAGCTGCAGGGAATCATCAATACCGACAAAAATTACGACCTGATGCTCACTCAGGTCTTGGGAAGCAACTGCTACTTGGCGTTGGCACACAAACTGAAACTTCCGGTGGTCAACATCGAGACCAGCACCATGTTTCCTTGGGCTCATGATCCATTTTTCGAAAGCACGTATCCCAGCTTCATACCCTGCCAGCTGACAACTTTCACGAACGACATGCGGTTCATGGAACGCGTGGAGAATCTGATCACGACCCTTTACTCCAAGTTCTTGTTTTATTACTACGACAAAACCGTTTCTGAACCAATAGCTAGAAAGTACATTGATGACTTTCCATCCTTGGCTGATATCTACTACAACATAAGTATGGTGTTGGTGAACAGTCACTGGAGCATCCATGGTGCCCGACCCACGAATCCCGCCATCGTTGAAGTCGCTGGTCTTCACATCGACGAAACCCAAGTTCTCACTGAGGTGCGAAAACAGGGTTATTGACATGGAAATCGAACTGAATTCAGTCAGTTTCAGAGGACTTTACTGTACAGGGTGGGGCAATCAAAGTGTGATAGAGCAACAGTACTCAAACTATTGATGAAACTCAAAAACGTTTCAAATGAAAGTTACATTGTTCGAGAAGGCCATCATACTGGccatcttgtttttttttcagtggaGGCGCTGAAACTACGTCAAGGTCAACGCCACTTTTCCGAATGTgacaatgtat is part of the Neodiprion virginianus isolate iyNeoVirg1 chromosome 5, iyNeoVirg1.1, whole genome shotgun sequence genome and encodes:
- the LOC124305155 gene encoding UDP-glucosyltransferase 2-like produces the protein MKLQIILAILAISCITEGAKILAIFPYQGKSHYIMFEPLVIGLARAGHSVDVVSHFPPKESIRGLNHISLQGSLYTFVNNMTTTYVKSLIGTKAIEFISYQGPNDLCNLMRLHQLQGIINTDKNYDLMLTQVLGSNCYLALAHKLKLPVVNIETSTMFPWAHDPFFESTYPSFIPCQLTTFTNDMRFMERVENLITTLYSKFLFYYYDKTVSEPIARKYIDDFPSLADIYYNISMVLVNSHWSIHGARPTNPAIVEVAGLHIDETQVLTEELEVFLNSAKDGVVYFSTGTMLKSDSFPKEKILAIYNSFAELSNYKVLWKGNMDNMPEGLPTNVKMVPWVPQFAVLRHPKVKAFVTHGGLMGTLEAIHAGVPMVGIPFFGDQMLNVGGYAYRGFAVYLNYETLNKESFSEALNEVLTNPKYQSNIARVSRLFKDRPLSPLKKAIFWIEYVIRNGGETLKSSGRHLYWFQYYLIDVGLFLLTITMLAFFVLFTVSRKLTGFIWGTQNCNVSVKQKTF